One Lacipirellulaceae bacterium DNA window includes the following coding sequences:
- a CDS encoding RNA polymerase sigma factor RpoD/SigA gives MPTKTKSRRSSVQSPLETYLREINETALLNAQEEKDLATAIGQGDLAARDRMVRANLRLVVNIARGYSGKGLSLQDLIEEGNLGLLRAVEGFDPTMGTRFSTYASYWIKQSIKRALINTGKTIRIPAYMVELLSKWRRANARLTEELDRTPTPEEIARILGLPKKKLPIIKKAIKIYNATPQTDQAEAGWSLGDMVMDERQQSPDEQLVESDSLRHVLQMLGTMDQREATVLRMRFGLNGYEPKTLKEIGEKLGLTRERVRQIETEALNRMADSIENDMPLVAPQN, from the coding sequence ATGCCAACGAAAACCAAGTCCCGCCGCTCGTCGGTTCAAAGCCCGCTGGAAACCTACCTCCGCGAAATCAACGAGACGGCACTCCTCAACGCCCAGGAGGAGAAAGACCTCGCCACCGCGATCGGCCAAGGCGATCTCGCGGCACGCGATCGCATGGTGCGTGCGAACCTGCGTCTCGTGGTGAACATCGCCCGCGGATATTCCGGCAAAGGATTGAGCCTGCAAGACCTGATCGAGGAAGGCAACCTCGGCTTGCTGCGAGCGGTCGAAGGGTTCGACCCAACGATGGGCACGCGATTCAGCACTTATGCCAGTTACTGGATTAAGCAGTCAATCAAGCGAGCTCTGATCAACACCGGCAAAACGATCCGCATCCCGGCCTACATGGTCGAGCTGCTCAGCAAGTGGCGACGTGCTAATGCACGACTGACCGAAGAACTCGATCGCACCCCCACGCCCGAGGAGATCGCCCGCATCCTCGGCCTGCCCAAGAAGAAACTCCCCATCATCAAGAAGGCCATCAAAATCTACAACGCCACCCCACAAACCGACCAGGCCGAAGCGGGTTGGTCGTTGGGCGACATGGTGATGGACGAGCGTCAGCAGAGCCCCGACGAGCAACTCGTCGAGAGCGACAGCCTTCGCCATGTATTGCAAATGCTGGGCACCATGGACCAACGTGAGGCAACGGTCCTGCGGATGCGGTTCGGCCTCAACGGCTACGAGCCCAAGACGCTCAAAGAGATCGGCGAAAAGCTCGGCCTCACAAGGGAACGGGTCCGCCAGATCGAGACCGAAGCACTCAACCGTATGGCTGACAGCATCGAGAACGACATGCCACTGGTGGCACCGCAAAACTAA
- a CDS encoding BamA/TamA family outer membrane protein, producing MLLPRRTIICALLSLMVVAVQGLALAQTGELLPPPRTVGQASETLPTSGSLENQPNDSETIEEQVVDVRIVGNDTIEAAQIAANITTRVGRPFDRSVLQRDVRRLANLGWFVDVKPLSKKTPQGRIVIFEVTERPTTRYVTYLGNEKISDKKLKKQTNLEIGGAVDPFAVEEGRRKLRDYYQGQGYNNAQVTIIEGTKATDKGVVYLINEGVSERIWKVEFAGNEFVSDGRLKTLIKSKPPLLKLFKGFLDRGKIDNDVEQLTAYYRAFGFFQARVGRKLDYNEKGNWVTLKFVINEGPRYKVRNVRFIGNTKFDPEAMASNAKLIGGQEFEQSKMQKDALWLQELYGSHGYVFADIQPETIFLEQPGEVDLVYNIEEGGQFRVGRVFVNIGGDTPHSRRQIALNRLSLRPGDIMDIRELKASERRLVASGLLETDAATGVRPKITYRIPDDAEFGLAEGSSDTFRGQSPEPVGPPVLPPPGASHLATPQPLQPQTLRRQMARKIPGRDDIEIHIHCHDEQHLRRWLDSEANPEKQSVESTASAVTFRGQSPEPVITDTMQLLEHRAAQMRHQRLALLQPTQQPAQHPWPRRQVAHRPASPYQRIQPATVRGQSPQGVQQAYAQVNAQPSTQPTYGLPPGGQVIQAGGHGPQQANLAQGGVQPVQYSPQLQPPAGSIAPTPLNTQGPLLGSQIFPDGRYGALGAPYPQEVVDIYINGNETQTGRLMLGVGVNSDAGVVGNIVIDERNFNWRRPPRSFDDIRNGYAFRGDGQRFRIDASPGSEVNRYLVSFQDPYIFDRPISLGLSASYFDRRYRNWDEQRLGGRISLGRQWVERDLSATISYRGENVNIHDISNPAQPDLAAAVGDNSLHGFRLSVINDTRDSAFLPTQGHYIELAGEQVIGSFDYPRVTAELREHLLLFERPDHSGRHVLSYSTNFGYTGTQTPIYEHFFAGGFATMRGFDFRGASPIDVANGNVEVGGHFQWLNSFQYLFPITADEMLHGVAFVDFGTVEPDIEINDFRVAPGVGLRITVPAMGPAPIALDFAFPVAKADFDDTQVFSFSLGFSR from the coding sequence ATGCTGCTCCCTCGACGAACGATCATCTGTGCCCTGCTTTCCCTAATGGTTGTGGCGGTCCAAGGCCTTGCCCTCGCGCAGACTGGCGAACTCCTTCCGCCTCCGCGTACTGTCGGCCAGGCTTCCGAGACATTGCCTACTAGCGGTTCATTAGAGAATCAGCCCAATGATTCTGAGACTATCGAAGAACAAGTCGTCGATGTGCGAATCGTTGGCAACGATACCATCGAGGCCGCACAAATTGCGGCGAATATCACAACACGGGTTGGCAGACCTTTCGATCGCAGCGTCTTGCAGCGCGACGTTCGACGATTAGCGAACCTGGGATGGTTTGTCGATGTGAAGCCGCTCTCGAAAAAGACTCCGCAGGGTCGAATTGTGATTTTTGAAGTGACCGAACGCCCGACAACTCGTTACGTGACTTACCTTGGCAACGAAAAGATCAGCGACAAGAAACTTAAGAAGCAAACCAATCTGGAAATCGGTGGCGCGGTCGATCCCTTCGCCGTTGAGGAAGGCCGGCGCAAGCTGCGCGATTATTACCAAGGCCAAGGGTACAACAACGCACAAGTGACGATCATTGAAGGGACGAAAGCGACTGACAAGGGCGTCGTTTATCTCATCAACGAAGGCGTTTCAGAACGCATCTGGAAAGTCGAGTTCGCCGGCAACGAATTCGTGAGCGATGGTCGCTTGAAGACTCTCATTAAGTCGAAGCCGCCGTTGTTGAAACTCTTCAAAGGGTTCCTCGATCGAGGGAAGATCGATAACGACGTTGAGCAACTAACCGCCTATTACCGAGCTTTTGGCTTCTTTCAAGCACGCGTTGGTCGCAAGCTCGATTACAACGAGAAAGGCAACTGGGTAACGCTGAAGTTCGTGATCAACGAGGGTCCGCGGTACAAGGTGCGGAATGTCCGATTCATCGGCAACACAAAATTTGATCCCGAGGCCATGGCGAGCAACGCGAAGCTCATCGGCGGCCAGGAATTTGAACAGTCCAAGATGCAAAAGGATGCTCTCTGGTTGCAAGAACTCTACGGCAGCCACGGTTATGTCTTCGCGGATATTCAGCCCGAAACGATTTTCCTGGAGCAACCCGGCGAAGTCGATCTTGTTTACAACATTGAAGAGGGTGGGCAGTTCCGTGTCGGTCGTGTGTTTGTAAACATCGGCGGCGATACTCCTCACTCGCGGCGACAAATTGCGCTCAATCGTCTCTCACTCCGTCCGGGCGATATCATGGACATTCGCGAACTCAAAGCGAGCGAACGTCGCCTCGTTGCCAGCGGCCTGCTGGAAACCGACGCGGCGACAGGCGTGCGACCGAAGATCACCTATCGAATTCCCGACGACGCCGAATTTGGCTTAGCTGAGGGTTCCAGCGATACCTTCCGTGGGCAGTCTCCTGAGCCCGTCGGCCCGCCCGTCTTGCCACCTCCAGGTGCTTCACACTTGGCAACTCCGCAGCCGCTTCAGCCTCAAACTCTCAGACGTCAGATGGCTCGGAAGATACCGGGTCGTGATGACATCGAAATTCACATTCACTGCCATGATGAGCAGCATCTCAGGCGTTGGCTAGATAGTGAAGCGAATCCTGAAAAGCAGTCGGTTGAATCCACTGCCAGTGCCGTTACTTTCCGAGGACAGAGCCCCGAGCCGGTGATCACTGACACGATGCAACTGCTCGAACACCGTGCCGCCCAAATGCGTCATCAGCGACTCGCTCTGCTACAGCCGACCCAACAACCCGCCCAACACCCTTGGCCGCGGCGGCAAGTCGCCCATCGGCCTGCCTCGCCCTATCAACGCATCCAGCCGGCAACTGTGCGAGGCCAAAGCCCCCAAGGGGTTCAGCAGGCCTACGCACAGGTAAACGCTCAGCCCAGCACACAGCCAACGTATGGCTTGCCGCCGGGCGGACAAGTCATCCAAGCAGGTGGACATGGTCCACAGCAGGCGAATCTCGCTCAGGGTGGCGTGCAACCCGTGCAGTATTCACCGCAACTCCAACCCCCGGCAGGTTCGATCGCGCCGACTCCGCTGAACACCCAGGGGCCACTTTTAGGATCTCAGATTTTCCCCGATGGGCGTTATGGTGCGCTTGGGGCACCTTATCCTCAGGAAGTCGTCGACATTTACATCAACGGTAACGAGACCCAAACCGGACGACTCATGCTTGGCGTGGGTGTGAACTCCGATGCTGGCGTTGTTGGTAACATCGTGATCGATGAGCGGAACTTCAACTGGCGGCGACCTCCGCGTAGCTTTGACGACATTCGCAACGGCTATGCCTTTCGTGGCGACGGTCAGCGGTTCCGGATTGATGCTTCACCCGGTAGCGAAGTGAACCGCTATCTCGTGAGTTTTCAGGATCCTTACATTTTCGATCGTCCCATTAGCTTGGGACTTAGTGCCTCGTACTTTGATCGCCGTTATCGGAACTGGGATGAGCAACGCCTCGGTGGTCGGATTTCGCTTGGTCGTCAGTGGGTAGAGCGTGATCTTTCCGCGACGATTTCTTACCGTGGCGAGAACGTCAACATTCATGACATTAGTAATCCGGCTCAACCTGACTTGGCTGCAGCGGTTGGCGATAACTCGCTGCATGGTTTTCGGCTGAGCGTGATTAACGATACTCGCGATAGTGCGTTCCTGCCGACGCAGGGTCACTACATCGAACTTGCCGGCGAGCAGGTGATCGGCTCCTTCGATTACCCCCGGGTCACGGCTGAGTTGCGTGAGCATCTCCTATTGTTCGAGCGCCCTGACCATTCAGGCCGTCACGTGCTGAGCTACAGCACCAACTTTGGCTACACGGGAACACAGACACCGATCTACGAACACTTCTTTGCAGGTGGTTTCGCCACGATGCGTGGTTTTGACTTCCGCGGAGCTTCGCCAATCGACGTGGCCAACGGCAATGTCGAAGTGGGTGGTCACTTCCAGTGGCTAAACTCGTTCCAGTACCTTTTCCCGATTACCGCCGACGAGATGCTGCATGGCGTCGCGTTCGTCGACTTTGGTACGGTCGAGCCGGATATCGAAATCAACGATTTCCGTGTTGCTCCTGGTGTGGGTCTGCGAATCACTGTCCCCGCGATGGGACCTGCCCCAATCGCGTTGGACTTTGCGTTCCCAGTGGCCAAAGCAGACTTCGACGATACGCAAGTGTTTAGCTTTAGTCTTGGGTTCTCACGGTAA